A window of Nicotiana sylvestris chromosome 8, ASM39365v2, whole genome shotgun sequence genomic DNA:
atgcatgtcatcgtaaccaaggatattttatataaattgtcttatgcatatttatgtgttaactatcttcaattTGTCCTGCCGCtttaaacattttcttttacttggatgaatatttttttccttttggatttttacacttgcatatagtaccaaaaaaaggaataaaaaataaaataaaattggtcatactgattaaaagcataaatcatcttgaagaaaacaagaaaaacttcacatctttatctaggttgattaattacttctttgatatttgaaaaacaaaccagctattgagaaagtatacttcataatttatggtcgtatcttttgaaagcaaacaatgattagtatgactattagaagaggtatttttgagtatccatgacctacttgatgtttgctactgacttaccatttttaagtattttatatgaatggtGCACAtgctacaactggtaagttgttacctataatgtcatttttcaggtaatataaatgttgaatttatgtattagtattatatatgtgttaggtgtacttttgataaatttattcactaattgtttggttgaattgagtgaaggaaagtcatggcgttaaatcaaatccaataggtagggtataccccgaaaacaataatatttttgagagagactcaataaatattatgacaatgattttatgatccttttaaactctaatagaatttaaaagaaatattctgactacaaacggttgtatttcatatagatgttacaaataattaataaagctttacgctgatttgagatttgtacacttatttaagaaagcaaatttgatttgttaagtcgcaaattagttgtgtataactttcttggcatgtgattgaaattaagggttgagaatgaatctcaatattgtttagcctattatgccattgattgagggtaagacatcgggatcaagttctgatgctccataatgataagagttgagtttgggtcccaatttattatggcctaacatgcctttatattggtaagatattgggtttgagtcccaatgtaccatattgatgatataatgatgactaaagaaaaataatatatttttcatgaaaaggcatgaaaattgtcccacttgatttgctccattcttgaagtgaatgtgatagcagtgcataataagtttcaatgaagacaagtggttgaacaatgaacgtgggcgttccaaatatcaaaataataataatcatcactatgattataaaaggagaataataagggttctcaaaatagtccttcaaaatgtgaaggcaatgcttactatcaaattggtatgaaaataataaagcacgtcgctgattatgatccattccttgaagagaatgtgacttgtgataagcattgagaatgcaaactcattcctaaagttgaatgtggcaatatgtgataaaagcaatgaataaagacatgcaattcatgattatatgaataccacacaactcacctctaagggaggtttgagtaaaataaagagaataaatattattgtgtggttacatgaatatgtcattggtcgcgtacatgtgatacgccaaatattattttgtcatgccttataaaagttattaaaggcaaagttaaagcaagaaatgattttgcttatgatgattttgaccatgacaatttattatgatataattttatccgtgaaggagacatttaccatatgaatggtatgataaaagatcttgaaGTACAAAAATTGTTAAGAactccggaaaaactaatttgttactacccggatgaataaacttattcatgacattgatattataaagtctcaaaagaaactttttgagtttcaaatatataagtcaaagtgattggcatattgagactataaatgaaaggaagattgaatatcttcatatttctataatcataccgggtaaatatgaaaggttacccgatcttctttctatttgtactacacaaatataagcatgatgctggaatcatatgccacaattaaactagaggtttactaaaacaaatattaattggcatgaccggttgaccatctcggttcaattatgatgcgaaaaattaattaagaattacattgacatatattgaagaatagaagattcttcaagaattctcttgtgctgcttattctcatgatataccagttaaaggttgggattgaatcctttgatttctggaaggaataaaaggtgatatatatatgggcccagtcacctgccatgtggaccgtttactattatatgattttaatagatgcatctattttatggtcacatgtgcatttgttatcaacttgcagtttggtttttgcaagattgcttgctcaaattattagagcacaattccagaatataaattatgatgatttatcttaataatactggtttaaatccaagttggtttagcagaaattgtatgcctccaattatagctaaatcattggttatgagaacaaaactcccaaaaacgaaatttggtatgagatttattatttaatatacagcagcacttgtacgcatctagccaagttatgaaaatttctccctatcacaatcgtttcagggtcaggaaccaaataatttctatatagaaatatgaatgtgctatatgatttaattatgctaccacaatgcacaaagttgggttcccaaagaaggttgggaaatgtgttggtgatcccaacattagggggagaaaatggataGCTGAGAAAGTGATATGTGAAAtaaattattatgaatacatatagatcctcgtacaagaaaatatgaacttgaagttcaagtgataattaatttataaattattgccagacgcatttgttgacccaaagctaaatgtcatatttcagctgttaatgctccaaatagaataaagtccatgaagGATAGAGTATATGGCACGCATGAAGCATAACAGACCAATCgattccaaagataaaactctttgaagaaggagaggggcaaaatggtcataataaggaggcaagtgctctagaagagcaccacgacataacacttcgtaagacctcatgtgagaggctcaggtacctgaaaataatgagaaaaagagatctcaataagttatgtctttattgtgtaataattgaaccgatataaaatgatcgtcgacggtattgttaacataatgtagcgctcaatattattaatattgacgaggatcttgagctcaaatctgtcatgaaatttggacagataaatgattggccaaatgaaaaatacgcaatgaaaattgacttcacttgaaaaaatatGAAGCTGGGCGGATagtcccaacacctgaaagtataaagccaatggaggtataaatgtgttcttgtgcaaaAAGTTCatgtcgatagacataaagacgacttatgacacaagaaaattagtaaatatcctcacattgactatatggagacatgttctcttatggTGGATATAATTATTTCaagttttaatctggcaatacatgaaaacttgatatgcgtataatggAAATCATTGAAGGATTAAAATTGTTCTGAAGCATATTAATGTTTCCAAGAAAtctattaaataaagcttcaaaaatccttatacagattgaaacaatcaaggcgcatgtggtataatcgcctgtgtgagtacctattgaaagaagggtacaagaatgattcaatttgtccttgtatcTTTATAAAAAGATCAGGATTTAAATTTGTTATAATCTTTGTGTAtgttgattcaaatatcattacaaCTCCCAAGTAGCTTCCTAAAGCAGTaaactgtttaaagaaagaatttgaaatgaaagatcttggaaagacaaaattttgtcttagtctacaaattgagtacatgaaaaatgaaatttttatcaatcaatcagcatacactgaaaagattttaaagcgattttatatggataaagcacatccatttagtaccccgatggttgtgagatcactcgatataaataaagatccattccaacctcatgaaaataatgaagaacttGTTGGTTCTGAAGTACCATATATTAGTGCAATTCATgtactaatgtatcttgctaacactaaaaGGCGTGACATAacattttcagttaatgtcttaacaagatatagctctgctcctacaaggagacattggagtgaaatcaaacacatattgtgttatctaaaagggactaccaatgtgggcttattttatggcaatgattgcaatcccgatcttgttggttatgccgatgtagagtatttatctgacacacacaagtcttgatctcaaacatgctatgtgtttacatgtggaggcactgtcatatcttggcgatcgactaagcaatcaatcatggctacttcttctaatcatgccgagataatttctattcataaagcaagtcgagaatgtatttggttgaggtctataatgtatcttatccgagacaaatgtggtttgaagtgtgacaaactacccataattttgtatgaagacaatgcaacatgcatagcccaattgaagggatgattcataaaaggagataagaCAAAGCACAAtttaccaaagttatttttcacacatgatcttcaaaagaatggtgatatcaatgtgcaacagattcgttcaagtgataatatggttgatttgttcACTAAATTTCTactgacgtcaaccttcaagaaactggtgtacaagattgggatgcgaaggctgAAGGATGTGaactgatgctctcatcagggggagttaatacgcggtgtactcttttttccttacaaggttttgtcccgccggattttccttgcaaggtttttaacgaggcaaccaaaaggcgtatatgtgtactctttttccttcattgggattttttttcccatagggttttttcctaataaggttttaacgagacacattatttatggacatccaagggggagtgttatgataaatatcatattatggtggatgtttactcttcctccatgatcttcatgtcaaatgcttaatgacatgttttctatgttcaatgacatattccatgacatattttcttcacttttcatgcctatataaagaccttgtaatagatagaaaaatacacacaattaaagaaaaaaatctcttccttctctctatctccatttcttgttcatgttttactaaattgcttttatttccttgttccatattgctactttgagttatatttcataacacAAATACGTTTTTTCTCAACTTCAACTTCAAATACtacattatttttataattttaaataaataatgtCTAACCACTCACTTGAAATACAAATTCAAGTCATAATTTTAATTCACTTGGAATTTAAGTAATATGTCACTTGAAAATGAAAATACAGAAATAATTATTTCATGACCGACCAATTACCATGCCCTATTTCTATTTAGATTTATTTAAAAGCGATGAGGCCAACTCCTAAACCTGAAAACCATTTAGGTAAAAAACTATAATTATGACAAAAGAGAGGGGCAAGAAGTGTAATTACGCAAAAGAGATAAAAGGGCAAAATCCCCTCCAGATCAAATCTTCAGTAGTAGTCTAGACCCTCAATAAAAGTTCGATCCGATCGATTTTAGTTGCATAAACCCCAATCAACAACGCTCGTAAGTCATTTCTTCCGATctccctctctctttttttttgtgtacAAATATATGTATTTCAAAATTCCTTTTAACAGTTAATTGAAGGTTTCTTTTTCTGTGATTGCAATTTAATTTTGGGTGCAGATGACAGTAATAGAAGTGGAAGCGCCGAGCCCAATGAGGTACATGATGGGAGCAGCTGTAATGATGATCGGAGTTGTATTGCCGCTTGCTTATATGATGTTTAGGAACAAGCGTGTTCCTTCCTCTTCTTCTTACGCTAAACAGACGTAGGTATCTCCCTTTCTCTTATTTCctttagttaattttttttttctgatcCTTTATCTTGAATCTCACAAAGCGTGGTCTGGGGAGGATAGAATGTAcccaaaccttacccctaccttacgaaggtagagaggttgttttcgatGATCCCGgctcaagaagaaaaaaaactaaaaaggaaGCAGAAACAACAAGTAGTAACCACAGCAAGCAAAGGTGCAAAGGTGATATAATAGTCGGagcgaaagaaacaacatatagTAAAAAATATCTACAGATATGAAGAAATGAAAGTACGAGATTAACACTAACAAGACATGAAAAATAAGACACGCCCGCTTAATCACTACCCTTTTACCCTAATTCTCAACCTTTATACCTCTAtcgggtcatgtcctcagtaagttTAAGTTGAAGTAGAGCCATGTCATGCCTAATCACCCCCCccccaacctctcacacctcctcactggggcatatatgcacctaggggtgtcaatggttcggttcggccggttattttataaaatttgtaccataccaatttttcagttcttctattatgtataaccaaaattagacttttcgaaatcgtaccaatcatgtcggtttctcttcggtatcggtacggttcagttaatttttggtatttttttaaatatcatgtaaaattcaccagtagaagtagaatgcaataacatacgttcttttataggacttagtaAAATTCTTTAgatatttttactatttaaagggtgatgaattaaaaaacaTAAAAGATGACTAGAGTATAGAttcatcaactattctacaacaacgTAAAAGAACCATGCacctaggggtgtcaatggttcggttcggccggttattttataaaatttgtaccataccaatttttcagttcttctattatgtataaccaaaattagacttttcgaaatcgtaccaatcatgtcggtttctcttcggtattgGTACGGTTCAgttaatttttggtatttttttaaatatcatgtaaaattcaccagtagaagtagaatgcaataacatacgttcttttataggacttagtaAAATTCTTTAgatatttttactatttaaagggtgatgaattaaaaaacaTAAAAGATGACTAGAGTATAGAttcatcaactattctacaacaacgTAAAAGAAACCAACCAAACGGCAAACaaaatataaatcacacaagtagaaagatattaaccaagctaggactcaagaataaagtttatagaagattaaatattcaaaaaggtaaatctaaattatatggaaggaaacatattcaatacattgtagtttgctacttgTAATCGCTataatactttgtgtcttgctaataaagatacttgagataacttagtttaagtataagtagcataataggttttaggaactaacattttgagtttaattacttgttggcttgtaatagttttcataattccaaggcccaaagaaaaatttaatgcattattatttttaaacttactagataaatatattttccacatgtaaaatttattcggtacggtttggtattttttcggtttaattttataaaataaaaaatctaccctaattatcggtgcggttatagatttatataaaaacttacggtttcttaaaaagaaacctaaaaatcggtaCGGTGCGGTATGGTTCGgtcggttttcgaatatccattgacacccctagatGCACCTTCTCTTCACATACCCGTACCATCTTAATCTAGCTTCCCTCATCTTGTCCTCTCAGGTGTCACTCCCACCTTTTCACAAATATCAACATTTCTTATCTTATCCAACCGGGTATGCCCACACATTCATCTCAACATCCTTATTtccgctactttcatcttttggacatGGGTGTTCTTGACAGGCCAACACTCCTTCCTATATAACATAGTAGGTCTAACCACCACTCTGTAGACCCTTAAGTCTTGATGGCACCTTCTTATCACACAAAGCCCCCGAAGCGAGCTTCCATTTCATTCATCCTGCTCCAATACGATGTTTGACATCATCGTCTATCTCACAATTACCTTGAGTAATAGATCCGAGGTACTTGAAACTCCCTTTTTTAGGGATGTGTGAATCCAGCCTCACTTCCATGTCCGCATCATGAGTCGCGTCGTTGAACTTTCATTCCAAGTACTCTGTTTTAGTCCTGCTCTTCTTGAAACCTTTTGACTCCAGGCTTTGTCTCCAGActttgtctccaaacctccagcctcgCGTTAACACCACATCGCGTCTCGTCAATTAGTACTATATCATCCGCAAATAACATACCCCATGGCACCTCCTCTTGAATGTGCCGCGTCAGAACATCCATCACCCACGCAAATAAAAATAGGCTAAGCGCGGATCCCTGATGCAAGCCCATCCCGAGAGGAAGTGTTCCGAGTCGCCTTCCACCGTCCTAACCTTTATATAAGCACATATACGAAATTTGTGTAtataaatacaacaacaacaacatactcagtattatcccacatcgttgggtctggagagggtagtgtgtatgcaaacctgacccctaccttgtgaggatagagaagttgtttccaatagaccctcggctcaggaaagtaTAAGCACCATATTAATGAAAATGTAGACAAGGTACAGtaccaaaaagccatataaaagcagGATAAAACAAGAAGATAGTAAGGAAGACCC
This region includes:
- the LOC104213343 gene encoding uncharacterized protein isoform X1, translated to MTVIEVEAPSPMRYMMGAAVMMIGVVLPLAYMMFRNKRVPSSSSYAKQTNKVLI
- the LOC104213343 gene encoding uncharacterized protein isoform X2, translated to MTVIEVEAPSPMRYMMGAAVMMIGVVLPLAYMMFRNKRVPSSSSYAKQT